Proteins encoded within one genomic window of Raineyella fluvialis:
- a CDS encoding ABC transporter ATP-binding protein, protein MNDLLALHDIHVYYGPFHALRGNTLSVGRGEIVSLLGGNASGKSTTMKTVLGLVRPKSGTVHFDGEEITHASTSQRVRAGIASVPEARRVFPQMTVDENLIAGAYTRRDKTGIAEDLERMRDHFPRLGERRRQQAGTLSGGEQQMLAFARALMSRPKLVCMDEPTMGLAPRLVDQVLDEIVRINRELAVAVLFVEQQAELALSIASRGYVLATGEIVLEGGASELLDNPRVQEAYLGRVVRGDAAPPGPSTTRRRSTVSAEQP, encoded by the coding sequence GTGAACGACCTGCTCGCACTCCACGACATCCACGTGTACTACGGACCGTTCCACGCCCTGCGCGGCAACACGCTGAGCGTCGGGCGAGGAGAGATCGTCTCCCTGCTCGGCGGCAACGCCAGCGGCAAGTCGACCACGATGAAGACGGTCCTCGGCCTCGTCCGGCCGAAGTCCGGAACCGTCCACTTCGACGGCGAGGAGATCACCCACGCCTCCACGAGCCAACGCGTCCGGGCCGGCATCGCCTCCGTGCCCGAGGCACGGCGCGTGTTTCCGCAGATGACCGTCGACGAGAACCTGATCGCGGGTGCCTACACTCGCCGCGACAAGACCGGCATCGCTGAGGACCTCGAGCGGATGCGGGACCATTTCCCGCGCCTCGGCGAGCGACGCCGCCAGCAGGCCGGCACCTTGTCGGGCGGGGAGCAGCAGATGCTCGCCTTCGCCCGCGCCCTGATGAGCCGCCCGAAGCTCGTGTGCATGGACGAGCCGACGATGGGACTCGCCCCGAGACTCGTCGACCAGGTGCTGGACGAGATCGTACGGATCAACCGGGAGCTCGCAGTGGCGGTGCTGTTCGTCGAGCAGCAGGCGGAACTGGCGCTCTCCATCGCCTCCAGGGGTTACGTGCTGGCCACCGGGGAGATCGTGCTGGAGGGCGGCGCGTCGGAGCTCCTCGACAACCCCCGGGTGCAGGAGGCGTACCTCGGCCGGGTCGTCCGCGGCGATGCGGCGCCACCAGGGCCCTCCACCACACGACGGCGCAGTACGGTGTCTGCGGAGCAGCCATAG
- a CDS encoding ABC transporter ATP-binding protein: MSNALLDPTLLDGLRPRGTGADGGRVPRALLEVDRLERQFDGLKAVDGISFTVAPREVVSIIGPNGSGKTTTLNLVTGTIPPHGGRITLDGVRIDTADAARIAEFGVARTFQNGRAFATLSVADNVEVGMHSTLRASRPFRSLAHLFLLRWVALLGELFIAIIGTPASRRERALIDATVAAEIRRFEDRLGPRRDDPAYSLSYANRRRTEIARALAVRPKLLVLDEPTAGMNPSETAEVLEQLLDLKAEGQAILLVEHKLDLVMSVSDRVIVMDGGRIIAQGRPEVVRHDPVVVEAYLGRRRGLGGSDLL; encoded by the coding sequence ATGAGCAACGCACTACTCGACCCGACACTCCTCGACGGCCTACGGCCACGGGGGACGGGTGCGGATGGCGGACGGGTGCCGCGGGCACTGCTCGAGGTGGACCGTCTCGAGCGCCAGTTCGACGGGCTGAAGGCCGTGGACGGGATCTCGTTCACGGTGGCCCCCCGGGAGGTCGTCTCGATCATCGGGCCGAACGGCTCGGGCAAGACCACCACCCTCAACCTCGTGACCGGCACCATCCCGCCGCACGGCGGCCGGATCACCCTCGACGGGGTCCGCATCGACACCGCCGACGCCGCACGGATCGCCGAGTTCGGCGTCGCCCGGACGTTCCAGAACGGCAGAGCCTTCGCGACGCTGTCGGTGGCGGACAACGTGGAGGTGGGCATGCACTCGACACTCCGGGCCAGCAGACCCTTCCGGTCCTTGGCGCACCTGTTCCTGCTGCGGTGGGTCGCTCTGCTCGGCGAGCTGTTCATCGCCATCATCGGGACCCCGGCGTCCCGCCGGGAGCGCGCGCTGATCGATGCCACGGTCGCAGCCGAGATTCGTCGCTTCGAGGATCGGCTCGGCCCGCGCCGCGACGACCCGGCGTATTCGCTCAGCTACGCCAACCGGCGACGGACGGAGATCGCCCGGGCGCTGGCCGTGAGGCCGAAGCTGCTCGTCCTCGACGAGCCGACCGCGGGGATGAACCCGTCCGAGACAGCCGAGGTGCTCGAGCAACTGCTCGACCTCAAGGCGGAGGGACAAGCGATCCTCCTGGTGGAGCACAAGCTCGACCTGGTGATGAGCGTCTCGGACCGGGTCATCGTGATGGACGGCGGTCGGATCATCGCTCAGGGGCGCCCGGAGGTGGTGCGCCACGACCCAGTGGTGGTCGAGGCCTACCTCGGTCGCCGCCGTGGCCTCGGAGGATCGGATCTGCTGTGA
- a CDS encoding FUSC family protein, protein MSHPSSAGRPTSSSLRRTPRLVLAYVRSTARAGWLRVRGAVVPNTQSAVFATASWLICRYLIGDPSPIFAPIATFLCLGFTRNREPRKVIEVGIGATIGVLLGEVVVAAIGFGWWQLGLVLLTTPLLGRFLDRSDLMTFQTAINTMVVGSMSLVAATARAPGAVSAPFGRWVDALVGVAVALVAAAVLPQSLTSRPRRYTASALAGLARALDSIAEGMTDGDVRKVAEAYADLSVARNQVGDGQTARHSAADMARLNPARRADRHQLAELDRLLRLSDRLNGTLFVLARQAAGIVGESGRQPAVAELASDAAASLHDLARQIGHWEKPIRARETALMMAARLSPDDIDTSTGWRTTALVSLLRAVAVDLLQLTGLSLPQARAALPDIGRLDPGSGSDDVIAMPEEAPSNLWGTSTFPVIPEHPPSRRRPKDSPHQDTPDDEGSG, encoded by the coding sequence ATGAGCCACCCCTCTTCGGCCGGGAGGCCCACCTCGTCGTCGCTGCGGCGCACACCGCGTCTGGTCCTCGCGTACGTACGCTCCACCGCCCGCGCCGGATGGCTGCGCGTCCGCGGCGCGGTCGTGCCCAACACCCAGTCGGCGGTCTTCGCCACCGCGTCCTGGCTGATCTGCCGGTACCTGATCGGCGACCCGAGCCCGATCTTCGCGCCGATCGCGACGTTCCTCTGCCTCGGCTTCACCCGCAACCGCGAGCCTCGCAAGGTGATCGAGGTGGGGATCGGCGCGACCATCGGTGTGCTGCTCGGCGAGGTGGTGGTCGCCGCGATCGGCTTCGGCTGGTGGCAGCTGGGGCTGGTGCTGCTGACGACACCGCTGTTGGGGCGGTTCCTGGACCGGTCCGACCTGATGACCTTCCAGACCGCGATCAACACCATGGTGGTGGGGTCGATGTCGCTCGTCGCGGCGACGGCGCGGGCGCCCGGCGCGGTCAGCGCCCCGTTCGGCCGCTGGGTCGATGCTCTCGTCGGCGTGGCCGTGGCCCTGGTGGCGGCGGCGGTGCTGCCCCAGAGCCTGACGAGCCGGCCACGTCGCTACACCGCCTCGGCCCTGGCCGGACTGGCGCGGGCGCTGGATTCCATCGCCGAGGGCATGACGGACGGTGACGTCCGCAAGGTCGCCGAGGCGTACGCCGACCTGTCGGTGGCCCGCAACCAGGTCGGCGACGGGCAGACGGCTCGGCACTCCGCCGCGGACATGGCCCGGCTCAACCCCGCCCGACGCGCGGACCGGCACCAACTGGCCGAACTCGACCGACTGCTCCGGCTCAGCGACAGGCTCAACGGCACCCTCTTCGTCCTGGCGCGCCAGGCCGCCGGGATCGTCGGCGAGTCGGGCCGTCAGCCCGCTGTCGCGGAACTGGCCTCCGACGCCGCGGCGTCCCTGCACGACCTGGCGCGCCAGATCGGGCACTGGGAGAAGCCCATCCGGGCCCGGGAGACGGCCCTGATGATGGCGGCCCGGCTCTCTCCCGACGACATCGACACGTCCACCGGCTGGCGGACCACGGCGCTGGTCTCGCTGTTGCGCGCGGTCGCGGTCGACCTGCTGCAACTGACGGGGCTGTCCCTGCCGCAGGCCCGGGCGGCGCTGCCTGACATCGGACGGCTCGATCCCGGGTCGGGCTCCGACGACGTCATCGCGATGCCCGAGGAAGCCCCCTCCAATCTGTGGGGGACATCAACCTTTCCCGTCATCCCCGAGCACCCGCCCTCGCGTCGCCGACCGAAGGACTCCCCGCACCAGGACACGCCGGACGACGAAGGGTCGGGCTGA
- a CDS encoding NUDIX domain-containing protein, with protein MTDTPEAAAAGPEAPFPGYVPQEIPVSAGAILLDGAGRLLVLKPTYKSGWTIPGGIMEASGETPWEACRREVFEEVGLVVDEARLVCVDTRPGRDGRKLGLRFLFHCGALSEERVADIAIDPREVAEYRFVPVEEGLELLRKPVRRRVRRALVARRCVYLENGRPVTGIS; from the coding sequence ATGACCGACACACCCGAGGCGGCCGCAGCCGGTCCGGAGGCACCGTTCCCGGGCTACGTGCCACAAGAGATCCCCGTCTCGGCGGGGGCGATCCTGCTCGACGGGGCAGGCCGCCTGTTGGTGCTCAAGCCGACGTACAAGTCGGGCTGGACGATCCCCGGCGGGATCATGGAGGCGAGCGGTGAGACGCCGTGGGAGGCCTGCCGGCGGGAGGTGTTCGAGGAGGTCGGGCTGGTCGTCGACGAGGCGCGCCTGGTCTGCGTCGACACCCGGCCGGGCCGGGACGGGCGCAAGCTCGGCCTGCGGTTCCTCTTCCACTGCGGGGCGCTGTCGGAAGAACGGGTGGCCGATATCGCCATCGACCCGCGGGAGGTGGCGGAGTACCGGTTCGTCCCCGTGGAGGAGGGCCTCGAACTGCTCCGCAAGCCCGTCCGGCGCCGGGTCCGCCGCGCGCTCGTCGCCCGGCGCTGCGTCTACCTGGAGAACGGGCGCCCGGTGACCGGGATCAGCTGA
- a CDS encoding LysR family transcriptional regulator, producing MAELDLHRLHLLREVGRLGSLTSAAAALSFTTSAVSQQISKLEREMGVALLERHPRGVVLTEAGTALLRYADDLDRTIEAAHAEMAEFAGLGRGQLRMGTFPTVGASLMPDVVLAFRARFPEVSVTVVSARRGGLIERLKRRDIELTLLWDYPWEQIEDEELALTPLMNDPTVLLVPRQHPLAAGGPVRIGTLQEQEWIVRDEHPVADVLRRVCRDAGFEPRIAFAANDYQETQGMVAAGIGIALAPELALSALRPDVAVVPIEGSPTRRILLARLTGRRLSPAGQAATAVFRSTAERTQSPARRP from the coding sequence ATGGCTGAGCTTGATCTGCACCGGCTCCACCTGCTGCGGGAAGTGGGTCGACTGGGCTCCCTGACGTCGGCCGCGGCGGCCCTGTCCTTCACGACGTCCGCGGTCTCCCAGCAGATCTCCAAGCTCGAGCGCGAGATGGGGGTGGCACTCCTGGAGCGGCATCCCCGAGGGGTGGTCCTCACCGAGGCCGGCACGGCGCTGCTGCGGTACGCCGACGACCTGGACCGCACGATCGAGGCGGCCCACGCCGAGATGGCCGAGTTCGCCGGTCTGGGGAGGGGCCAACTGCGGATGGGCACCTTCCCCACCGTCGGCGCCTCGCTCATGCCCGACGTCGTCCTCGCCTTTCGCGCGCGCTTCCCGGAGGTGTCCGTGACCGTGGTCAGTGCCCGACGAGGAGGTCTCATCGAGCGGCTCAAGCGCCGGGACATCGAGCTGACGCTGCTGTGGGACTACCCGTGGGAGCAGATCGAGGACGAGGAGCTGGCCCTGACGCCGCTCATGAACGACCCGACCGTGCTCCTGGTCCCCCGCCAGCACCCCCTCGCCGCCGGCGGACCCGTCCGCATCGGCACCCTGCAGGAGCAGGAGTGGATCGTCCGCGACGAGCACCCCGTCGCCGACGTCCTCCGACGCGTGTGCCGTGATGCCGGCTTCGAGCCCCGCATCGCCTTCGCCGCGAACGACTATCAGGAGACCCAGGGCATGGTCGCGGCCGGCATCGGGATCGCGCTCGCGCCCGAGCTCGCGCTGAGCGCCCTGCGTCCCGACGTCGCGGTCGTCCCGATCGAGGGATCCCCCACCCGCCGGATCCTCCTCGCCCGGCTCACCGGACGCCGGCTGAGTCCGGCAGGGCAGGCGGCCACGGCGGTGTTCCGGTCAACGGCCGAGCGCACCCAGAGCCCGGCGCGGCGCCCCTGA
- a CDS encoding VOC family protein → MGGGAGPPAPQGRTARRGGAGRPRPGRPGPAHPVRTIAGPLPGRNRVRVDVWVSHDEAERRIEHARAAGGRLVSEAHAPAFWVLADAEGNIACLCTWQGRDWE, encoded by the coding sequence CTGGGCGGCGGTGCTGGGCCGCCCGCTCCCCAAGGTCGAACTGCCCGACGAGGAGGAGCCGGACGTCCCCGACCCGGACGCCCTGGGCCCGCGCATCCGGTTCGAACAATTGCTGGCCCCCTGCCAGGTCGCAACCGGGTGCGCGTGGACGTCTGGGTGTCCCACGACGAGGCCGAGCGGCGGATCGAGCACGCCCGGGCCGCGGGTGGCCGCCTGGTGAGCGAGGCCCATGCGCCGGCGTTCTGGGTCCTCGCCGACGCCGAAGGGAACATCGCCTGCCTCTGCACCTGGCAGGGCCGCGACTGGGAGTGA
- a CDS encoding DHA2 family efflux MFS transporter permease subunit — MSSTRDDRVDAGPVESAPEPAPSSAGTQAGHPVEDHGISTRDAWRALVALVVGFFMILIDTTIVSVAMPHIITGLNTTLTAAIWVTSAYLLAYAVPLLITGRLGDRYGPKNLYLIGLAVFTLSSLACGLSGTAAALITWRVVQGLGAALMTPQTMAVITRLFPPKERAQAMSLWGATAGVAMLVGPLLGGLLTDGFGWEWIFFINVPVGVLGFLAAVRLVPALPVHSHSFDWLGVALSAIGTFLLVFGIQEGNTYHWAGITDDLTIGGLHTHVPVSVPGLIIIGTLVLVAFVAWQALNKREPLVPLGLFRDRNFSAANAAITVMGFCVVGTSFPLMLFYQEVKGLTPTQAALTMIPMALLSGGLAPLTGKLQTQVNPKWLAVLGFLLFSASQVWAWSITKADTPIWMFLLPLALLGLANSLIWGPLSMTATRNLPPRLAGAGSGIYNTTRQMGSVLGSASIAAVMSSRLQVQMTKAVDALPPAQRAHIPAGTSTEGFSGALPAFLHDAFATAMGQSLLLGAAAILLGLVAALFFAKPPLST; from the coding sequence ATGAGCAGCACCCGCGACGACCGGGTCGACGCCGGCCCCGTCGAGTCAGCCCCCGAACCAGCCCCCAGCTCCGCTGGCACTCAGGCCGGGCATCCGGTCGAGGACCACGGCATCTCCACCCGCGACGCCTGGCGCGCGCTGGTCGCCCTGGTCGTCGGATTCTTCATGATCCTGATCGACACCACGATCGTCTCGGTGGCGATGCCGCACATCATCACCGGACTCAACACCACCCTCACCGCGGCCATCTGGGTCACCAGCGCCTACCTGCTGGCGTACGCCGTCCCGCTGCTGATCACCGGCCGGCTCGGCGACCGCTACGGCCCGAAGAACCTCTACCTCATCGGCCTGGCCGTGTTCACCCTCTCCTCGCTGGCCTGCGGCCTGTCCGGCACTGCCGCCGCGCTGATCACCTGGCGCGTGGTGCAGGGCCTGGGCGCCGCGCTGATGACCCCGCAGACGATGGCGGTGATCACCCGGCTGTTCCCGCCGAAGGAGCGGGCCCAGGCGATGTCGCTGTGGGGTGCCACCGCCGGCGTCGCGATGCTGGTCGGCCCGTTGCTCGGTGGTCTGCTGACCGACGGCTTCGGTTGGGAGTGGATCTTCTTCATCAACGTGCCCGTGGGTGTCCTCGGCTTCCTCGCCGCGGTGCGTCTGGTGCCGGCCCTGCCGGTGCACTCGCACTCCTTCGACTGGCTCGGTGTGGCCCTCAGCGCGATCGGCACCTTCCTGCTGGTCTTCGGCATCCAGGAGGGCAACACCTACCACTGGGCCGGCATCACCGACGACCTCACCATCGGCGGCCTGCACACGCACGTCCCGGTCTCCGTCCCGGGGCTGATCATCATCGGGACCCTCGTACTGGTCGCTTTCGTCGCCTGGCAGGCGCTCAACAAGCGCGAGCCACTGGTCCCGCTGGGCCTGTTCCGGGACCGGAACTTCTCCGCCGCCAACGCCGCGATCACGGTGATGGGCTTCTGCGTCGTCGGCACCTCGTTCCCGCTGATGCTCTTCTACCAGGAGGTCAAGGGCCTGACTCCGACCCAGGCAGCCCTGACGATGATCCCGATGGCGCTGCTGTCCGGCGGTCTGGCGCCGCTCACCGGCAAGTTGCAGACGCAGGTCAATCCGAAGTGGCTGGCCGTGCTCGGCTTCCTGCTCTTCTCCGCGTCGCAGGTGTGGGCCTGGTCGATCACCAAGGCCGACACCCCGATCTGGATGTTCCTGCTCCCGCTCGCCCTGCTCGGCCTGGCGAACAGCCTGATCTGGGGCCCGCTGTCGATGACGGCGACCCGCAACCTGCCGCCCCGGCTCGCCGGCGCGGGCTCGGGCATCTACAACACGACGCGGCAGATGGGCAGCGTCCTGGGGTCGGCGTCGATCGCCGCGGTGATGTCGAGCCGCCTGCAGGTCCAGATGACCAAGGCCGTCGACGCCCTGCCGCCGGCCCAGCGCGCCCACATCCCCGCCGGTACGTCGACCGAAGGCTTCTCCGGGGCTCTGCCGGCATTCCTGCACGACGCCTTCGCCACGGCCATGGGACAGTCCCTGCTGCTCGGCGCCGCCGCGATCCTGCTGGGTCTGGTGGCGGCGCTGTTCTTCGCCAAGCCCCCGCTGAGCACATGA
- a CDS encoding branched-chain amino acid ABC transporter permease, translating into MQPQGIYGIPMPRWGDTVLATPRAYYLIDFAVLVLTLLVMWRIRRSHLGKVIASVGSDEVAALASGVRVRDYKALAFAVSAFFAGVGGSLLAHQYTYIDPTIFTMLMSLLVVTIVIMGGVGLPYGAVVGGIVLIGAMELLRFTPELRIIVYGLVLILVVRFRPGGILVRNS; encoded by the coding sequence ATGCAGCCCCAGGGCATCTACGGCATCCCGATGCCGCGGTGGGGCGACACGGTGCTGGCGACGCCGCGCGCCTACTACCTGATCGACTTCGCGGTGCTCGTCCTCACCCTGCTCGTGATGTGGCGGATCCGCCGTTCGCATCTCGGCAAGGTGATCGCCTCGGTGGGCTCCGACGAGGTGGCGGCGCTCGCCTCCGGCGTGCGCGTACGGGACTACAAGGCCCTCGCTTTCGCCGTGTCGGCGTTCTTCGCCGGTGTCGGAGGGTCACTGCTCGCCCATCAGTACACCTACATCGACCCGACGATCTTCACGATGCTGATGTCCCTGCTCGTGGTCACGATCGTCATCATGGGCGGCGTCGGCCTGCCGTACGGCGCGGTCGTCGGGGGCATCGTCCTGATCGGCGCCATGGAGCTGCTGCGGTTCACCCCGGAGCTCCGGATCATCGTCTACGGCCTGGTTCTGATCCTCGTGGTGAGGTTCCGTCCGGGCGGAATCCTGGTGAGGAACTCATGA
- a CDS encoding PrpF domain-containing protein: MQLRGHWYRGGTSKCWLFDAEDVARHARTPEEVIHLLADAFGAADARQLDGVGGGTSTTSKAAIITPTPGAPSDLDYLFAQVGIGDPTVELGSNCGNCATAIALYAVQAGIVAPQEGATQVRMRNVNTGAVLTGTIATPGRRVPTSGRATVPGSSAPGVPVSLTFHSPWGQTTGSVLPTGSAADDLVVGRATFRATMVDAGAPAVLVRADEVGIDLSSMTAGLAGHLPQLIATRAAAGLAMGLRKPEDPPQNAIPKIGVVAPAADYTASDGTLISAGSHDLRVRMLSMLAAHPAIGLTSAVAVSLAAAVPSSVVADVLLPPARTGRLLRLGTPAGVITTEVVTDEAGTVTAVTLHRAARQLALADIDVAPSMAHTA, encoded by the coding sequence GTGCAACTTCGCGGCCACTGGTACCGAGGCGGTACGAGCAAGTGCTGGCTCTTCGATGCCGAGGACGTGGCCCGGCACGCCCGCACCCCTGAGGAGGTCATCCACCTGCTGGCGGACGCCTTCGGCGCAGCGGATGCCCGGCAGCTCGACGGCGTCGGAGGCGGCACCTCGACGACGTCGAAAGCCGCGATCATCACCCCCACCCCAGGAGCACCCTCGGATCTCGACTACCTGTTCGCTCAGGTCGGGATCGGCGACCCGACGGTGGAACTGGGCTCCAACTGCGGGAACTGTGCCACCGCCATCGCCCTGTACGCCGTCCAGGCCGGCATCGTGGCCCCGCAGGAGGGCGCCACCCAGGTCCGGATGCGCAACGTCAACACCGGGGCCGTGCTCACCGGGACGATCGCGACACCCGGCCGGCGCGTCCCCACCTCCGGGCGGGCGACGGTCCCGGGCAGCAGCGCGCCCGGCGTGCCGGTGAGCCTGACCTTCCACTCGCCCTGGGGCCAGACCACCGGGAGCGTGCTCCCGACCGGCAGCGCGGCCGACGACCTGGTCGTCGGAAGGGCGACGTTCCGCGCGACCATGGTCGATGCGGGCGCCCCCGCGGTCCTCGTCCGGGCCGATGAGGTGGGGATCGACCTGTCCTCGATGACCGCCGGCCTCGCCGGGCACCTGCCCCAACTCATCGCCACCCGAGCCGCCGCTGGCCTGGCGATGGGCCTGAGGAAGCCGGAGGATCCGCCCCAGAACGCCATCCCGAAGATCGGCGTCGTGGCGCCCGCGGCTGACTACACCGCGTCCGACGGCACCCTGATCAGTGCGGGCAGTCACGACCTGCGGGTGCGGATGCTCTCGATGCTGGCGGCCCACCCCGCCATCGGCCTGACCTCCGCGGTCGCGGTCTCCCTCGCGGCCGCCGTGCCCTCGTCGGTCGTCGCCGACGTACTGCTGCCGCCCGCGCGGACGGGACGGTTGTTGCGCCTCGGCACACCCGCTGGGGTCATCACCACCGAAGTCGTCACCGATGAGGCCGGGACCGTCACCGCCGTCACCCTCCATCGGGCAGCGCGTCAGCTCGCCCTCGCCGACATCGACGTCGCCCCTTCCATGGCTCACACCGCCTGA
- a CDS encoding PadR family transcriptional regulator, whose amino-acid sequence MALTPLQLSALAILHEGPSHPYEVYQLMLQRREDRVVKVRPGTLYHAIGRLADEGLLTSCGTDRCGNRPERTTYRITEAGRSALRATVDEWVSRPVYEYPRFPCAIAELHELPAEEAVALLTVRAERLEAEHALLTKALAYVGARGLPERFVLDLDYQATVLVAETRWLRTLAGRIGDGSLSWDSPAPDRGPGDLPDRPLSSSPYYDPSLYGPHELEEKP is encoded by the coding sequence ATGGCGCTCACACCGCTGCAGCTCTCCGCCCTGGCGATCCTGCACGAGGGCCCGTCGCACCCGTACGAGGTCTACCAACTCATGCTCCAGCGCCGCGAGGACCGGGTCGTCAAAGTCCGGCCCGGCACGCTGTACCACGCCATCGGCCGCCTGGCCGACGAGGGGCTGCTCACCTCCTGCGGCACGGACCGGTGCGGCAACCGCCCGGAACGTACGACCTATCGGATCACCGAGGCGGGCCGATCCGCCCTCCGCGCGACGGTCGACGAATGGGTGTCCCGGCCGGTCTACGAATACCCGCGCTTCCCCTGCGCCATCGCCGAACTGCACGAACTGCCCGCCGAGGAGGCCGTCGCCCTGCTCACCGTCCGCGCCGAGCGCCTCGAGGCCGAGCACGCCCTCCTCACCAAGGCTCTGGCGTACGTCGGCGCCCGGGGTCTCCCGGAGCGTTTCGTCCTCGATCTCGACTACCAGGCCACCGTCCTGGTGGCCGAGACCCGCTGGTTGCGCACGCTGGCCGGCAGGATCGGCGACGGCAGCCTGAGCTGGGACTCCCCCGCTCCCGACCGCGGCCCGGGCGACCTCCCCGACCGGCCGCTGAGCAGCTCCCCCTACTACGACCCATCCCTGTACGGACCCCACGAACTCGAGGAGAAGCCATGA
- a CDS encoding cation:proton antiporter, producing MDVVITLTLFTFVVLVVTWWAERLRIPAPFALILVGITGSVLPFLRVPALSPDLVLVGLLPPLLYAAAVNTPLADFRSHLTSIGWLSIGLVLFTTAGVALVVRPLLGVPWPAALAIGAIVAPPDAVAATAVARRVGLPRRVVTILEGESLVNDATALVSLRSATLALTAALSVGAVLLDFGRAVVLAVAVGLGVARLAGLFFRRLRDAAMTVGLSFLVPFTAYAVTELLHGSGVLAVVVAGIVLGHRAQREQTAEARLSARINWQTLQFLLENAVFLLIGLQTRDIVASAWGSATRHGTVIAVCLAALGAVIVLRLVWLLGTGVLLVRRGSRPWAETLVLGWAGMRGVVTLAAALTLPLSTPGRPVLVLIALVVTLGTLSIQGLTLPPLARRLELRGPDAREDAIESAMILQRASAAGLDAADEAAGPEDEGTVDLLRAENTHRLNTVWERLGRPGSERETPEAAHRRLRRVALEREREVILDIRDEGRADQTVISQVLNALDLEDVMTQRLVDRSEAIRGGLSVHSLAEPCQHLQEAADCAKPGSYTGCPDCEREGLVWVHLRMCLTCGNIGCCDSSPGNHARKHFDRTGHPVMRSFEPGEAWRWCYLDEVISE from the coding sequence ATGGACGTCGTCATCACGCTCACCCTGTTCACCTTCGTCGTCCTGGTGGTGACCTGGTGGGCCGAGCGGTTGCGGATCCCGGCGCCCTTCGCGCTGATCCTCGTCGGCATCACGGGATCCGTGCTGCCCTTCCTCCGGGTGCCGGCCCTGTCCCCGGATCTCGTCCTGGTCGGCCTGCTGCCGCCACTGCTCTACGCCGCCGCCGTCAACACCCCGCTGGCGGACTTCCGCTCGCACCTCACGTCGATCGGCTGGTTGTCCATCGGACTGGTGCTGTTCACCACGGCGGGGGTCGCGCTGGTGGTCAGGCCGCTGCTCGGGGTCCCGTGGCCCGCCGCCCTCGCCATCGGCGCGATCGTCGCCCCGCCGGATGCGGTGGCCGCGACCGCCGTGGCCCGCCGGGTCGGGCTCCCCCGGCGCGTCGTGACGATTCTCGAAGGCGAGTCGCTGGTCAACGACGCCACCGCGCTGGTGAGCCTGCGCTCGGCCACCCTGGCGCTCACGGCGGCCCTCTCGGTGGGCGCGGTGCTGCTGGACTTCGGCCGGGCCGTCGTCCTCGCGGTGGCCGTCGGCCTCGGGGTGGCGCGACTGGCCGGGCTCTTCTTCCGACGTCTCCGGGACGCCGCGATGACAGTGGGCCTGTCCTTCCTGGTGCCGTTCACGGCGTACGCCGTCACCGAGCTCCTGCACGGCTCCGGCGTCCTCGCCGTCGTGGTCGCCGGGATCGTGCTCGGCCACCGGGCGCAGCGCGAGCAGACGGCGGAAGCGCGGCTCTCGGCGCGGATCAACTGGCAGACCCTGCAGTTCCTGCTGGAGAACGCCGTGTTCCTGCTGATCGGGCTGCAGACGCGCGACATCGTGGCCTCCGCCTGGGGCTCCGCCACCAGGCACGGGACCGTGATCGCGGTCTGTCTGGCGGCCCTGGGCGCCGTCATCGTGCTGCGCCTCGTCTGGCTGCTGGGCACCGGGGTGCTCCTGGTCCGCCGCGGCTCTCGTCCCTGGGCCGAGACACTCGTCCTGGGCTGGGCGGGGATGCGGGGCGTGGTGACGCTCGCGGCCGCCCTGACGCTTCCGCTCTCCACGCCGGGCCGCCCGGTGCTGGTGCTGATCGCCCTCGTCGTCACGCTGGGGACGCTGTCGATCCAGGGGCTGACACTGCCCCCACTGGCCCGGCGACTGGAGCTGCGGGGACCGGACGCCCGCGAGGACGCGATCGAGTCCGCGATGATCCTGCAACGCGCCTCGGCGGCAGGCCTCGACGCCGCCGACGAGGCTGCGGGCCCGGAGGACGAGGGGACGGTCGACCTGCTCAGGGCCGAGAACACCCACCGTCTCAACACCGTGTGGGAGCGCCTCGGACGGCCCGGCTCCGAACGCGAAACCCCCGAGGCAGCGCATCGCCGGCTGCGTCGGGTGGCGCTGGAACGCGAGCGGGAGGTCATCCTCGACATCCGCGACGAGGGCCGCGCGGACCAGACGGTCATCTCCCAGGTGCTGAACGCCCTCGACCTGGAGGACGTGATGACCCAACGCCTCGTCGACCGCAGCGAGGCGATCCGGGGCGGCCTGTCGGTGCACAGCCTGGCCGAGCCGTGCCAGCACCTGCAGGAGGCGGCCGACTGCGCCAAACCCGGCTCGTACACGGGCTGCCCGGACTGTGAGCGGGAGGGCCTGGTCTGGGTCCACCTGCGGATGTGCCTGACCTGCGGCAACATCGGCTGCTGCGACTCGTCGCCGGGCAACCATGCGCGCAAGCACTTCGACCGGACCGGGCATCCCGTGATGCGGTCCTTCGAACCCGGTGAGGCCTGGCGCTGGTGCTACCTCGACGAGGTGATCTCCGAGTGA